From Acipenser ruthenus chromosome 2, fAciRut3.2 maternal haplotype, whole genome shotgun sequence, a single genomic window includes:
- the pcdh7b gene encoding protocadherin-7b isoform X3, with translation MRTIGAVDCLCYGVLILQLLLTQAAAKQVLRYRLAEEGPSDVRIGNVASDLGIVAGSGEVTFTLESGSDYFKIDNITGELSTNERRIDREKLAQCQMIFDENECFVDFEVSVIGPSQSWVDLFEGKVIILDINDNTPTFPSPVLTLSVEENRPIGTLYLLPTATDRDFGRNGIERYELIQDTGDSGRRASGGRTDNGDSYAGKRRLDADGAGRSNVFELQVADTTDGEKQPQLIIKGALDREQMDSYELTLRVRDGGEPSRSSQSILRVLISDVNDNSPRFEKSIYEADLAENSSPGTPILQLKATDADVGVNGQIEYVFGAATESVRRLLRLDENSGWLSVLHRIDREEVSQLRFTVMARDRGQPPKNDKATVVLNIKDENDNVPVIDIRKIGRIPLKDGIANVAEDVVVDTPIALVQVSDRDQGENGVVTCTVVGDVPFQLKPASEIEGEQNKKKYFLHTSAPLDYEATQEYSVVIVAVDSGSPSLSSNNSLTVKVADTNDNPPIFSQNVVEVAFAENNAPGERVVTVVAIDADSGKNAEVAYSLDSSVSGIFSVDPDSGDITVNTILDREETEIYQFKVIAKDKGIPTLQGSATVVVQVADKNDNEPRFMQDVFTFYVKENLPPNSPVGMVTVMDADKDHNAEMSLFIEEEDDIFSIENSTGTIYSTMSFDREQKTTYTFRVKAVDGGDPSRSATSTVSLFVMDENDNPPTLTFPSNNSYTLLPPSSSVRTIVATVLATDRDTGINANLNYNLIGGNPFKLFEIDTASGVISLVGKLAKKHYGLHRLVVQVNDSGLPSQSTISLVHVYVNESVSNATIVEAQISKSLHTSLTQDIAGDPSYDFGKQRLSIVIGVVAGIMTVILIILVVVMARYCRPKNKNGYEAGKKDHEDFFTPQPHDKNKKPKKDKKNKKSKQALYSSIVTVEASKPNGQRYDSVNEKLSDSPGMGHYRSVNGGPGSPDLARHYKSSSPLPTVQLHPQSPTAGKKHQAVQELPPANTFVGTGDTISIGSDHCSEYSCQTNNKYNKQIQGHCQM, from the coding sequence ATGAGGACTATTGGTGCAGTGGACTGTTTGTGCTACGGGGTGCTCATCCTGCAGCTTTTGCTGACCCAGGCAGCAGCTAAGCAAGTGCTGCGATATCGGTTGGCAGAGGAAGGACCTTCTGATGTTCGGATAGGAAACGTAGCCTCAGACCTAGGAATCGTAGCTGGTTCTGGCGAGGTCACTTTCACACTTGAATCGGGATCtgattattttaaaattgacAACATCACCGGGGAGCTGAGCACTAATGAGCGAAGGATCGACAGAGAGAAATTAGCACAGTGCCAAATGATATTTGATGAAAATGAGTGCTTCGTAGATTTCGAAGTGTCTGTAATAGGTCCGTCTCAAAGCTGGGTTGATCTGTTTGAGGGAAAGGTGATCATTTTAGACATAAATGACAACACTCCGACTTTCCCATCCCCTGTACTGACTTTGTCTGTGGAAGAGAACAGACCTATAGGGACACTGTATTTGCTGCCCACAGCTACTGATAGAGATTTTGGCAGGAATGGGATAGAGAGGTACGAGCTTATACAGGATACTGGGGATTCAGGTAGACGAGCTTCTGGGGGTCGTACAGATAACGGGGATAGCTATGCAGGCAAAAGACGGCTTGATGCTGATGGGGCAGGGAGAAGCAATGTTTTTGAACTTCAAGTTGCTGACACTACTGATGGAGAAAAGCAACCGCAACTGATAATTAAAGGCGCACTGGATAGAGAGCAGATGGACTCCTATGAGCTAACGCTGCGTGTCAGAGACGGTGGTGAACCCTCTAGATCCTCACAATCTATCCTCCGAGTTTTGATCTCCGATGTGAATGACAATAGCCCCCGTTTTGAGAAAAGCATCTATGAAGCTGACTTGGCAGAAAATAGTTCACCTGGGACCCCCATACTACAGCTAAAAGCCACAGACGCAGACGTTGGGGTAAATGGGCAAATAGAGTATGTATTTGGGGCAGCAACTGAGTCAGTACGCAGACTGCTTCGATTGGATGAAAATTCAGGCTGGTTAAGTGTTTTACATCGCATAGATCGAGAAGAGGTGAGCCAGCTGCGCTTCACAGTAATGGCAAGGGACAGGGGACAGCCCCCCAAAAATGACAAAGCAACAGTTGTCTTAAACATCAAAGATGAAAATGATAACGTGCCAGTAATAGACATCAGGAAAATTGGTCGAATACCTTTAAAAGATGGGATAGCTAATGTAGCAGAAGATGTGGTAGTAGATACCCCTATAGCTTTAGTACAAGTGTCAGATAGGGATCAGGGGGAAAATGGGGTCGTTACGTGCACAGTGGTTGGGGATGTCCCATTCCAGCTTAAACCTGCAAGTGAAATAGAAGgagaacagaataaaaaaaaatatttcttgcaCACTTCTGCCCCATTGGACTATGAAGCTACACAGGAGTACAGTGTTGTTATTGTAGCAGTGGACTCTGGAAGTCCTAGTTTATCCAGCAATAATTCATTGACTGTAAAGGTTGCAGACACCAATGATAACCCACCAATATTTAGTCAAAATGTGGTGGAGGTGGCATTTGCTGAAAACAATGCACCAGGAGAAAGAGTGGTTACTGTGGTTGCAATAGATGCAGATAGTGGTAAAAATGCTGAGGTTGCTTATTCTCTCGACTCCTCTGTATCTGGGATATTTTCTGTCGACCCAGATTCAGGTGACATCACAGTTAATACTATTTTGGATCGAGAAGAGACTGAGATATATCAATTTAAAGTGATTGCCAAAGACAAGGGCATTCCTACGCTCCAGGGATCTGCTACTGTCGTGGTCCAGGTAGCAGACAAAAATGACAATGAGCCCAGGTTTATGCAGGATGTTTTCACCTTTTATGTGAAGGAGAATCTACCACCTAACAGCCCCGTTGGGATGGTTACAGTCATGGATGCTGACAAAGATCACAATGCAGAAATGAGCCTGTTCATTGAAGAGGAGGATGATATTTTTTCCATTGAAAATAGTACTGGAACAATTTATTCCACCATGTCATTTGACAGGGAGCAAAAGACCACCTACACTTTTAGAGTCAAGGCAGTTGATGGTGGAGATCCATCAAGGTCTGCTACATCCACAGTATCTTTGTTTGTGATGGATGAAAATGACAATCCACCTACTCTTACCTTCCCCAGTAATAATTCATACACCCTCCTGCCACCATCGAGCAGCGTGAGAACGATTGTTGCTACAGTATTGGCAACTGATAGGGATACAGGAATTAATGCTAATTTAAACTATAACCTGATCGGAGGGAACCCATTTAAACTGTTTGAGATCGACACAGCTAGTGGTGTCATTTCCTTGGTAGGGAAATTAGCTAAAAAGCACTATGGTCTGCATCGACTGGTTGTACAAGTGAATGACAGTGGCCTGCCTTCCCAATCCACAATATCCCTTGTCCATGTGTATGTTAATGAGAGTGTGTCCAATGCCACAATTGTGGAAGCCCAAATCTCAAAGAGCCTGCACACATCTTTGACACAAGACATTGCAGGGGATCCCAGCTATGACTTTGGGAAACAAAGACTTAGCATCGTAATTGGTGTGGTAGCTGGCATTATGACTGTAATTCTTATTATACTGGTTGTGGTCATGGCACGATATTGTAGACCAAAGAATAAAAACGGATATGAAGCTGGTAAGAAAGACCATGAAGATTTCTTTACCCCACAGCCGCATGATAAGAATAAAAAGcctaaaaaggacaaaaagaacaaaaagtcAAAGCAAGCTCTGTACAGCAGTATTGTAACCGTTGAAGCTTCAAAGCCTAATGGACAGCGATATGACAGTGTCAATGAGAAACTGTCAGACAGCCCAGGCATGGGGCACTATCGATCTGTGAATGGAGGCCCTGGGAGTCCTGACCTGGCAAGACATTACAAATCAAGCTCACCTCTGCCTACAGTGCAACTTCACCCACAGTCACCAACTGCTGGGAAAAAGCACCAGGCTGTGCAGGAGCTGCCCCCTGCCAACACTTTTGTCGGAACAGGAGATACCATTTCCATTGGATCTGACCACTGTTCAGAGTACAGCTGTCAAACCAACAACAAGTACAACAAGCAG
- the pcdh7b gene encoding protocadherin-7b isoform X4: protein MRTIGAVDCLCYGVLILQLLLTQAAAKQVLRYRLAEEGPSDVRIGNVASDLGIVAGSGEVTFTLESGSDYFKIDNITGELSTNERRIDREKLAQCQMIFDENECFVDFEVSVIGPSQSWVDLFEGKVIILDINDNTPTFPSPVLTLSVEENRPIGTLYLLPTATDRDFGRNGIERYELIQDTGDSGRRASGGRTDNGDSYAGKRRLDADGAGRSNVFELQVADTTDGEKQPQLIIKGALDREQMDSYELTLRVRDGGEPSRSSQSILRVLISDVNDNSPRFEKSIYEADLAENSSPGTPILQLKATDADVGVNGQIEYVFGAATESVRRLLRLDENSGWLSVLHRIDREEVSQLRFTVMARDRGQPPKNDKATVVLNIKDENDNVPVIDIRKIGRIPLKDGIANVAEDVVVDTPIALVQVSDRDQGENGVVTCTVVGDVPFQLKPASEIEGEQNKKKYFLHTSAPLDYEATQEYSVVIVAVDSGSPSLSSNNSLTVKVADTNDNPPIFSQNVVEVAFAENNAPGERVVTVVAIDADSGKNAEVAYSLDSSVSGIFSVDPDSGDITVNTILDREETEIYQFKVIAKDKGIPTLQGSATVVVQVADKNDNEPRFMQDVFTFYVKENLPPNSPVGMVTVMDADKDHNAEMSLFIEEEDDIFSIENSTGTIYSTMSFDREQKTTYTFRVKAVDGGDPSRSATSTVSLFVMDENDNPPTLTFPSNNSYTLLPPSSSVRTIVATVLATDRDTGINANLNYNLIGGNPFKLFEIDTASGVISLVGKLAKKHYGLHRLVVQVNDSGLPSQSTISLVHVYVNESVSNATIVEAQISKSLHTSLTQDIAGDPSYDFGKQRLSIVIGVVAGIMTVILIILVVVMARYCRPKNKNGYEAGKKDHEDFFTPQPHDKNKKPKKDKKNKKSKQALYSSIVTVEASKPNGQRYDSVNEKLSDSPGMGHYRSVNGGPGSPDLARHYKSSSPLPTVQLHPQSPTAGKKHQAVQELPPANTFVGTGDTISIGSDHCSEYSCQTNNKYNKQN, encoded by the coding sequence ATGAGGACTATTGGTGCAGTGGACTGTTTGTGCTACGGGGTGCTCATCCTGCAGCTTTTGCTGACCCAGGCAGCAGCTAAGCAAGTGCTGCGATATCGGTTGGCAGAGGAAGGACCTTCTGATGTTCGGATAGGAAACGTAGCCTCAGACCTAGGAATCGTAGCTGGTTCTGGCGAGGTCACTTTCACACTTGAATCGGGATCtgattattttaaaattgacAACATCACCGGGGAGCTGAGCACTAATGAGCGAAGGATCGACAGAGAGAAATTAGCACAGTGCCAAATGATATTTGATGAAAATGAGTGCTTCGTAGATTTCGAAGTGTCTGTAATAGGTCCGTCTCAAAGCTGGGTTGATCTGTTTGAGGGAAAGGTGATCATTTTAGACATAAATGACAACACTCCGACTTTCCCATCCCCTGTACTGACTTTGTCTGTGGAAGAGAACAGACCTATAGGGACACTGTATTTGCTGCCCACAGCTACTGATAGAGATTTTGGCAGGAATGGGATAGAGAGGTACGAGCTTATACAGGATACTGGGGATTCAGGTAGACGAGCTTCTGGGGGTCGTACAGATAACGGGGATAGCTATGCAGGCAAAAGACGGCTTGATGCTGATGGGGCAGGGAGAAGCAATGTTTTTGAACTTCAAGTTGCTGACACTACTGATGGAGAAAAGCAACCGCAACTGATAATTAAAGGCGCACTGGATAGAGAGCAGATGGACTCCTATGAGCTAACGCTGCGTGTCAGAGACGGTGGTGAACCCTCTAGATCCTCACAATCTATCCTCCGAGTTTTGATCTCCGATGTGAATGACAATAGCCCCCGTTTTGAGAAAAGCATCTATGAAGCTGACTTGGCAGAAAATAGTTCACCTGGGACCCCCATACTACAGCTAAAAGCCACAGACGCAGACGTTGGGGTAAATGGGCAAATAGAGTATGTATTTGGGGCAGCAACTGAGTCAGTACGCAGACTGCTTCGATTGGATGAAAATTCAGGCTGGTTAAGTGTTTTACATCGCATAGATCGAGAAGAGGTGAGCCAGCTGCGCTTCACAGTAATGGCAAGGGACAGGGGACAGCCCCCCAAAAATGACAAAGCAACAGTTGTCTTAAACATCAAAGATGAAAATGATAACGTGCCAGTAATAGACATCAGGAAAATTGGTCGAATACCTTTAAAAGATGGGATAGCTAATGTAGCAGAAGATGTGGTAGTAGATACCCCTATAGCTTTAGTACAAGTGTCAGATAGGGATCAGGGGGAAAATGGGGTCGTTACGTGCACAGTGGTTGGGGATGTCCCATTCCAGCTTAAACCTGCAAGTGAAATAGAAGgagaacagaataaaaaaaaatatttcttgcaCACTTCTGCCCCATTGGACTATGAAGCTACACAGGAGTACAGTGTTGTTATTGTAGCAGTGGACTCTGGAAGTCCTAGTTTATCCAGCAATAATTCATTGACTGTAAAGGTTGCAGACACCAATGATAACCCACCAATATTTAGTCAAAATGTGGTGGAGGTGGCATTTGCTGAAAACAATGCACCAGGAGAAAGAGTGGTTACTGTGGTTGCAATAGATGCAGATAGTGGTAAAAATGCTGAGGTTGCTTATTCTCTCGACTCCTCTGTATCTGGGATATTTTCTGTCGACCCAGATTCAGGTGACATCACAGTTAATACTATTTTGGATCGAGAAGAGACTGAGATATATCAATTTAAAGTGATTGCCAAAGACAAGGGCATTCCTACGCTCCAGGGATCTGCTACTGTCGTGGTCCAGGTAGCAGACAAAAATGACAATGAGCCCAGGTTTATGCAGGATGTTTTCACCTTTTATGTGAAGGAGAATCTACCACCTAACAGCCCCGTTGGGATGGTTACAGTCATGGATGCTGACAAAGATCACAATGCAGAAATGAGCCTGTTCATTGAAGAGGAGGATGATATTTTTTCCATTGAAAATAGTACTGGAACAATTTATTCCACCATGTCATTTGACAGGGAGCAAAAGACCACCTACACTTTTAGAGTCAAGGCAGTTGATGGTGGAGATCCATCAAGGTCTGCTACATCCACAGTATCTTTGTTTGTGATGGATGAAAATGACAATCCACCTACTCTTACCTTCCCCAGTAATAATTCATACACCCTCCTGCCACCATCGAGCAGCGTGAGAACGATTGTTGCTACAGTATTGGCAACTGATAGGGATACAGGAATTAATGCTAATTTAAACTATAACCTGATCGGAGGGAACCCATTTAAACTGTTTGAGATCGACACAGCTAGTGGTGTCATTTCCTTGGTAGGGAAATTAGCTAAAAAGCACTATGGTCTGCATCGACTGGTTGTACAAGTGAATGACAGTGGCCTGCCTTCCCAATCCACAATATCCCTTGTCCATGTGTATGTTAATGAGAGTGTGTCCAATGCCACAATTGTGGAAGCCCAAATCTCAAAGAGCCTGCACACATCTTTGACACAAGACATTGCAGGGGATCCCAGCTATGACTTTGGGAAACAAAGACTTAGCATCGTAATTGGTGTGGTAGCTGGCATTATGACTGTAATTCTTATTATACTGGTTGTGGTCATGGCACGATATTGTAGACCAAAGAATAAAAACGGATATGAAGCTGGTAAGAAAGACCATGAAGATTTCTTTACCCCACAGCCGCATGATAAGAATAAAAAGcctaaaaaggacaaaaagaacaaaaagtcAAAGCAAGCTCTGTACAGCAGTATTGTAACCGTTGAAGCTTCAAAGCCTAATGGACAGCGATATGACAGTGTCAATGAGAAACTGTCAGACAGCCCAGGCATGGGGCACTATCGATCTGTGAATGGAGGCCCTGGGAGTCCTGACCTGGCAAGACATTACAAATCAAGCTCACCTCTGCCTACAGTGCAACTTCACCCACAGTCACCAACTGCTGGGAAAAAGCACCAGGCTGTGCAGGAGCTGCCCCCTGCCAACACTTTTGTCGGAACAGGAGATACCATTTCCATTGGATCTGACCACTGTTCAGAGTACAGCTGTCAAACCAACAACAAGTACAACAAGCAG